Genomic window (Marinobacter fonticola):
CCGTGTCCAGGCGGCCCATATCGCCGCTGCGATAGAAAGCCAGACCTTCCGGGCTGGTCCATAGCATCTCCGCGGTTTGTTCCTCGCGATGGTAATAGCCACGCATCATGGCACCCGCCCGCCCGACGATTTCGCCAATATGGCCGCGCGGCAGTTCGTGGCCATCCTCGTCGATGATTTTAACCTCCGCGCCTTCGGTCGGTTGCCCCACCGAATCCCATTTGTCCGGGAAGGCGCGACAGTCCAGGCTGGTGGAAATGCCGCCCTCGGTCAGGCCGTAGACTTCGCGAAGATTGCCCGGCCAGCGGGCCATCACCTGGCCGATCACGTCCGCTCGCAAAGGCGCGCTGGTGGACAGCTTCAACTTGAAACTGGACAGGTCGAAACGGTCGAAATCCGGTTCCGCGAGAATGCGTTGGTACTGAACCGGTACCAGCATGGCGTGGGTCACGCGATGCTCTTCTGCCAGTTCCAGGAAGCGTAAGGCATTGAACTTGGCCATCAACACCAGGGTGCCGCCATGGAATAGTGTAGGCAGCACCGACACCAGCGTGGTGTTGGAGTAGAGCGGTGTCGATACCAGGTTGATCGCGTCGCCGTCCAGGCTATAGGTGCCCATACGCAGCATTTGCCGGTAGCGGAAACGGTGATCGTGCAGAATGCCCTTGGGCGTACCGGTCGTGCCGGAGCTGTAGATGATGTTGAACGGATCATCCAGGGACAGCGCCGCCGGATTCGATGTGCCCGGGGCGTCGGCCAGCCAGTCGTCCAGGGTCAGGGCGCTGTCCGGTGGCCGGAAGTCCAGGCCAATGCGGGTGCCGTGGGGCACCTTATCCAACGTGTCCCGGATCTCGTCTAGCAGCGGCGCATTCTTTGCCGACACGAACAGAAAGCGCGCATCGCAGTCATTGATCATGAGGGCCAGGGTTTCCCCGCTGGCCATGCCCGAGAGCGGCACCATGCAACCGCCGGCTGTCAGCACGCCGAGGTAAAGCGCCATGTATTCTGCGCTGTTTTCCGATAACCCCGCCACGGTATCCCCCGTTTTCAGGCCGCCTTCACGCAGTCGGTTGGCAATCCGGTTGACTCGTGTCACCAGGTCGCGCCAGCTCACCGGTCCTTTCTCGTCGACCAGCGCGATCTTGTCCGGCTGGGACGTGGCGAATGACTGGATCTGTTCGCCGATGGAGACCAGAGATTCATCGGGGTTGACGGGGGCATGGACGGCCATGGTTTTCACGTAGTCGTTCATCGTCTTGCTCTCAGTGATAGTTGTGTTTTAACTAGTGAAATTAGTTTCCGAATATATTGACTCAAAACTGGAAGGCATGACAAATTAAACCCCGAATTCCTATTTAGCGGTTTCCGGCGCGATGGATTATCGATTTTTGGAACGCCGGGAATACGCCGCCATAGCGGGCTGTTCGCCCGCGCAGCACCGAAAACAACAAAGGAATTCCTGGGGTACGCCGTTTGCAGTCTGGTTTCGGTTTCAGACGGTATACCAAAACAGGATTTCACAACAAAACAGGAGCATTCCATGATGCGTTTCAGGAAACGTGTGGCTCTGGTCACCGGCGCCGGAAGCGGTATCGGACGCGCTGTCGCCCTGCGCTTGGCCCGCGAAGGCGCCATTGTCGCGCTGGTGGATCAGTCCGAGGCTGGCCTGATGGAAACCGAAGGCGTCCTGCCTGAGGACACCGAGTTCATGCGCCGGGTGATGGACGTCTCGGACGAATCGGCGGTCGAGGGACTGGTCAGCGATGTGATGCGCACCTACGGCCAGATCGATGTGCTCTGCAACAACGCCGGCATCTCCGGCAAGCACCCCCCGATTACCGAGCAGGACCGCCAGGAGTGGGATCGCATTTTGTCCGTCAATCTGATCGGTCCCATGCTGTTCATTAAACATGTGGCGCCGCATATGCAGGCCCGTCGAATCGGCAGCATCGTTAACACCGCGTCGGTAGCGGGCATTCGTTCCGGCGCCGGCGGCAATGCCTACAGTGCGTCCAAGGCGGGCGTGATCAACCTGACCCAGACCGCCGCCTGTGACCTGGGCGGCGACAACGTACGGGTCAATGCGGTCTGCCCGGGACTGATCGAAACCGGTATGACCCAGCCGATCTTCGACTACGCTCGCGCCAACGAGAAAGCCCACAAGCTGGGCGCGCGCTGCGAACTCCGCCGTTACGGTGCTCCTGAGGAAATCGCTGCGGCGATCCTGTTCCTGGCCAGCGACGACGCCAGCTATATCACCGGTCAGGCGCTGCCGGTGGACGGCGGCAACACGGCCTCCCTGAACCTGCCTGGAATGAAAGTCTGATGTCTGATGTTGAAAACCAGGACTCTATGGATTCCAAAAACCTGCCGGGTTTCCACAATGTCCTCGGCTATCGCCAAGTCTCGTGGGAACAAGACCGGGCGGTGATTGCTGTTGAGCTGCAGCCTCACCATTTGAACCTGGCCGGTGTCATCCACGGCGGCGTACTGACCTCGCTGCTGGATATCGCGTTGGCCCAGGCGGGCACCTACTGCCCTTATCCCGGCCGTATCCGCAAGGCCATCACCTTGTCATTGACCACAACGTTCACCGGGCAATGCAGCGGTGGCGTGATTACGATTACCGGCCTCAGGCGGGCCGGTGGCAATCGCATTTTTAACAGCTCCGGCGAAGTTCGCGATGAAAAGGGCCAGTTACTCGCCATTGGCGAGGGCACCTTACGCATCCGTTCCGGCAGCGAAAGCCCTGAGGGTGTTCCGCTAGACGAGTTTCGCCAACATGTTCAGAAGCCGTGAAGGGGTTGGTTGACGCAGTCCTCCATAGGCTGGCGCAACCCAATAGGTGGCAGCCGCTATAGATAGA
Coding sequences:
- a CDS encoding PaaI family thioesterase, coding for MSDVENQDSMDSKNLPGFHNVLGYRQVSWEQDRAVIAVELQPHHLNLAGVIHGGVLTSLLDIALAQAGTYCPYPGRIRKAITLSLTTTFTGQCSGGVITITGLRRAGGNRIFNSSGEVRDEKGQLLAIGEGTLRIRSGSESPEGVPLDEFRQHVQKP
- a CDS encoding SDR family NAD(P)-dependent oxidoreductase; this translates as MMRFRKRVALVTGAGSGIGRAVALRLAREGAIVALVDQSEAGLMETEGVLPEDTEFMRRVMDVSDESAVEGLVSDVMRTYGQIDVLCNNAGISGKHPPITEQDRQEWDRILSVNLIGPMLFIKHVAPHMQARRIGSIVNTASVAGIRSGAGGNAYSASKAGVINLTQTAACDLGGDNVRVNAVCPGLIETGMTQPIFDYARANEKAHKLGARCELRRYGAPEEIAAAILFLASDDASYITGQALPVDGGNTASLNLPGMKV
- a CDS encoding class I adenylate-forming enzyme family protein, encoding MNDYVKTMAVHAPVNPDESLVSIGEQIQSFATSQPDKIALVDEKGPVSWRDLVTRVNRIANRLREGGLKTGDTVAGLSENSAEYMALYLGVLTAGGCMVPLSGMASGETLALMINDCDARFLFVSAKNAPLLDEIRDTLDKVPHGTRIGLDFRPPDSALTLDDWLADAPGTSNPAALSLDDPFNIIYSSGTTGTPKGILHDHRFRYRQMLRMGTYSLDGDAINLVSTPLYSNTTLVSVLPTLFHGGTLVLMAKFNALRFLELAEEHRVTHAMLVPVQYQRILAEPDFDRFDLSSFKLKLSTSAPLRADVIGQVMARWPGNLREVYGLTEGGISTSLDCRAFPDKWDSVGQPTEGAEVKIIDEDGHELPRGHIGEIVGRAGAMMRGYYHREEQTAEMLWTSPEGLAFYRSGDMGRLDTDGFLYILDRRKDMIISGGFNIYAVDLEKALLEHPAVDDAAVIGIPSEHWGETPLGLVVRRSGESACESDILDWANERLGKAQRLAGIEFRDELPRSTIGKVLKRELRAPYWT